A window of the Candidatus Epulonipiscium sp. genome harbors these coding sequences:
- a CDS encoding Mrp/NBP35 family ATP-binding protein, with the protein MTNCETCPTKESCKTKEGCLIENNPNNHVKRIIGVMSGKGGVGKSTVSALIAETLNKKGYAVGVLDADITGPSIPRFLKVKDKRAMQSQEGIIPVTNENGIKVMSLNLLMDNEEQPVIWRGPLVGNMVKQFWTDVLWGELDYLMIDMPPGTGDVALTAMQSIPINGIVMVSIPQDLVSMIVAKAVNMVKRMDIKTIGVIENMSYVLCPDCNKQIRIFDNENTEEFLDKLGLKLLGELPMTREIADVTREKTAIDSTIDETIKYITEEIINSVNN; encoded by the coding sequence ATGACTAACTGTGAAACTTGTCCTACAAAGGAAAGCTGTAAAACAAAGGAAGGTTGCCTCATAGAAAATAATCCCAACAATCATGTAAAAAGAATAATCGGGGTTATGAGTGGGAAGGGCGGAGTGGGAAAATCGACAGTATCCGCTCTTATAGCAGAAACATTGAATAAAAAAGGTTATGCTGTGGGTGTTTTAGATGCTGATATTACAGGTCCAAGTATACCAAGATTCTTAAAAGTAAAAGATAAAAGGGCGATGCAAAGCCAGGAGGGAATAATACCTGTTACTAATGAAAATGGAATAAAGGTAATGTCCTTAAATTTATTAATGGATAATGAAGAACAGCCTGTTATATGGCGTGGACCCCTAGTAGGAAATATGGTAAAGCAGTTTTGGACAGATGTTTTGTGGGGTGAACTTGATTATCTCATGATTGATATGCCGCCGGGGACAGGCGATGTTGCCTTAACAGCAATGCAATCCATACCTATTAATGGAATTGTGATGGTATCAATTCCACAGGATTTAGTGTCTATGATAGTAGCAAAGGCGGTAAATATGGTTAAAAGGATGGACATTAAGACCATAGGAGTCATTGAAAATATGAGTTATGTTTTATGTCCAGATTGTAATAAGCAAATTAGGATATTTGATAATGAAAATACAGAAGAATTCTTAGATAAACTAGGTTTAAAACTTCTTGGGGAACTACCCATGACTAGGGAAATAGCAGATGTAACAAGGGAAAAAACAGCAATAGATTCAACCATTGATGAGACTATAAAGTATATTACTGAAGAGATTATTAATTCAGTAAATAACTAA
- a CDS encoding OFA family MFS transporter, whose product MNDSKIFGLPSHIGRWIFIPFGTLIFLCMGTIYSWSIFKKPMEELFNINATQSGLPYMVFLIFYTLAMALTGQIIERIGPKLIIVLGGILVGQGWILSSYTQNIYQIIITYGVIAGSGVGIVYGAPMLVITKWFRDKKGLALGWVLMGFGLSPFITAPLARYFIEQYGLMESFRYLGIVFLIIIPTLGLGFRLPEGGENLPKNLNNPEDLSQEIGAKELFKNPSFYSLWICFTLGTFIGLMIVGITSPIGEEIIRLNPSRAATFMSIFAIFNALGRPFFGWFTDKINPKNSALLSFSLMLLSSIPMLFAKEDSILIYIVSFSIFWMNLGGWLAIAPAATALFFGDRYYSINYGIVFTAYGIGAVLGTLLSGMLKSTFGSYRYVFYPIIFISLIGVATSRKLVKNDI is encoded by the coding sequence ATGAACGATTCGAAAATCTTTGGTTTACCTAGCCATATAGGTAGGTGGATTTTTATTCCTTTTGGAACTCTTATATTTTTATGCATGGGGACAATATATTCATGGAGCATATTTAAAAAGCCTATGGAGGAATTATTCAATATAAATGCTACACAGAGTGGTCTACCTTACATGGTATTTTTAATATTTTATACTCTTGCTATGGCGTTAACGGGACAAATTATTGAGAGAATTGGACCAAAGCTAATTATTGTATTGGGAGGGATATTAGTTGGGCAAGGATGGATATTATCTTCCTACACTCAAAATATCTATCAGATAATAATTACCTATGGTGTTATTGCAGGTTCAGGGGTTGGAATCGTGTATGGGGCTCCTATGTTGGTGATAACAAAATGGTTTAGAGATAAAAAGGGTCTGGCCCTTGGGTGGGTTCTAATGGGCTTTGGGCTTTCGCCCTTTATAACAGCTCCTTTAGCTAGATATTTTATAGAACAGTATGGGCTTATGGAGAGTTTTAGATATTTAGGGATAGTATTTTTAATCATTATCCCAACCTTAGGATTGGGTTTTAGGTTGCCTGAGGGAGGAGAAAATCTACCTAAAAACTTGAATAATCCCGAAGATTTATCACAAGAAATAGGAGCAAAAGAGTTGTTTAAAAATCCATCATTCTATAGTCTATGGATTTGTTTTACCCTTGGAACATTTATAGGGCTTATGATAGTAGGTATTACAAGTCCTATAGGGGAGGAAATAATAAGGTTAAATCCCAGTAGAGCAGCGACATTTATGTCCATTTTTGCAATATTCAATGCTCTGGGACGACCTTTTTTTGGATGGTTTACAGATAAGATAAATCCAAAAAACAGTGCGTTATTATCATTTAGTCTTATGCTATTATCCTCAATACCAATGCTTTTTGCAAAAGAGGATAGTATCTTAATATATATAGTATCCTTTTCAATTTTTTGGATGAACCTAGGAGGATGGTTAGCCATAGCACCAGCTGCTACGGCTTTGTTTTTTGGAGATAGATATTATAGTATAAACTATGGCATTGTATTTACTGCCTATGGTATAGGGGCGGTTCTTGGAACTTTGTTATCAGGGATGCTTAAGAGTACCTTTGGAAGTTATAGATATGTTTTTTATCCTATAATATTTATATCACTTATAGGAGTGGCAACTTCTAGAAAATTAGTGAAAAATGATATTTGA
- a CDS encoding phosphoglucosamine mutase: MGRLFGTDGVRGVANTELTVELAYRLGQAGAHVLTKETKHQPSILVGRDTRISGSMLEAALVSGICSVGAKAITVGIIPTPAIAHLTRQYKADAGVVISASHNPVKYNGIKFFNSDGYKLRDDLEEEIEGIILDNIENLPTPIGEEVGTVKENPEALDEYLQFLKSSIDVNLEGLKVVLDCANGAAYEAGPKVLKDLGAELIVISNKPDGCNINKNCGSTHMESLQETVKQKKADIGIAFDGDADRCLAVDEKGNIVDGDQIMAICGLQMKKENILKDNTIVATVMSNLGLFIMADKNNLTIEKTKVGDRYVLEEMLKKDYKLGGEQSGHIIFLDYNTTGDGILTALKLLSVIKKTNKRLSELTRVMEVLPQVLVNAKVPNDKKDAYLSNEKIKNAIDELEKKFAGEGRILIRPSGTEPLVRVMIEGKDEKVLQKEAEELANLITRELDKNS, from the coding sequence ATGGGAAGATTGTTTGGAACCGATGGGGTTCGGGGAGTGGCAAATACTGAACTTACAGTTGAATTAGCATATAGATTAGGTCAGGCGGGAGCCCATGTACTTACAAAAGAAACTAAGCATCAGCCTAGTATTTTGGTTGGACGAGATACGAGAATATCAGGGAGTATGTTAGAAGCAGCCTTGGTTTCCGGGATTTGTTCTGTAGGGGCAAAAGCTATAACCGTAGGAATAATACCTACTCCTGCCATAGCACATCTTACAAGGCAATATAAAGCTGATGCAGGGGTTGTTATTTCTGCCTCCCACAATCCGGTAAAATATAATGGTATTAAATTTTTTAATAGCGATGGATACAAACTAAGAGATGACCTTGAAGAAGAAATAGAGGGTATCATATTGGACAATATAGAGAACCTTCCAACCCCCATAGGGGAAGAAGTAGGCACTGTTAAAGAAAACCCTGAAGCACTAGATGAATACCTACAATTTTTAAAATCTAGTATTGATGTAAATCTTGAAGGACTTAAAGTAGTACTTGATTGTGCTAATGGGGCTGCCTATGAGGCAGGACCTAAGGTGCTCAAAGATTTGGGGGCAGAATTAATTGTGATAAGCAATAAACCTGATGGGTGCAATATAAATAAAAACTGTGGCTCAACTCATATGGAGAGCTTACAAGAAACCGTAAAACAAAAGAAAGCTGATATAGGTATTGCTTTTGATGGGGATGCAGACAGATGTCTTGCAGTAGATGAAAAAGGGAATATTGTAGATGGAGACCAGATTATGGCAATATGTGGTCTTCAAATGAAAAAAGAAAATATTTTAAAGGACAACACTATAGTAGCAACTGTTATGAGTAATCTAGGACTTTTTATAATGGCGGATAAAAACAATCTAACCATTGAAAAAACAAAAGTTGGGGACAGGTATGTTTTGGAGGAGATGTTAAAGAAAGACTATAAGTTGGGAGGAGAACAATCAGGACATATTATTTTCTTAGACTATAATACAACTGGAGATGGCATACTCACAGCCCTTAAACTCTTATCGGTAATTAAAAAAACCAATAAGAGGCTTTCAGAATTAACTAGAGTTATGGAGGTTTTACCACAAGTTCTGGTAAATGCTAAAGTTCCCAATGATAAGAAGGATGCTTATCTAAGTAATGAAAAAATAAAAAATGCTATAGATGAGTTAGAAAAAAAGTTTGCAGGTGAAGGAAGAATACTTATCCGTCCCTCAGGAACAGAGCCCTTAGTTAGAGTAATGATAGAGGGAAAAGATGAAAAGGTACTACAAAAAGAGGCAGAAGAACTAGCAAACTTAATTACAAGGGAACTAGATAAAAATAGCTAA